One genomic window of Niveibacterium sp. SC-1 includes the following:
- a CDS encoding ATP phosphoribosyltransferase regulatory subunit gives MAAPRWALPDHIEDALPEEAARVEALRRRLLDEFRLHGYQLVMPPLIEYTESLLSGTGEEMGEHTFRMADPLNGRVLGLRADITPQVTRIDAHLLNRKGVARLCYAASVVRTTPRSLLASRQPLQLGAEVYGHAGIEADIEVIRLLARTLEVAGVRASRIDLGHVGLFRALARVGSVTPELERELFEALQAKDVPTLKSLVRTLAPVARDAFLALPTLYGDASVLERARAVLPASPAVAEALDELASIAAALPDLPLSFDLADLRGYDYHSGLVFAAFIGESPAAVALGGRYNEVGRAFGRARPATGFSVNDLRDLVGLMDEAPTKGAVLAPALGGEGLSVAVVALRAQGEVVVSELPGHEGQWREAGCDRQLVLRGDRWVVEALQGD, from the coding sequence ATGGCTGCGCCACGCTGGGCTTTGCCCGACCACATTGAAGATGCTTTGCCGGAGGAGGCTGCGCGCGTAGAGGCGCTGCGGCGTCGCCTGCTCGACGAATTCCGCCTGCACGGCTACCAGTTGGTGATGCCTCCGCTGATCGAATACACGGAGTCCTTGCTCAGCGGAACCGGCGAAGAAATGGGCGAACACACCTTCCGCATGGCGGATCCGCTCAATGGGCGCGTGCTCGGACTGCGGGCCGACATCACGCCCCAGGTGACCCGGATCGACGCTCACTTGCTCAATCGCAAGGGGGTCGCGCGCCTGTGCTATGCCGCAAGCGTTGTCCGGACTACACCGCGCTCGCTGCTCGCCAGCCGCCAGCCGCTGCAGCTCGGCGCCGAAGTGTACGGGCACGCCGGCATCGAGGCCGATATTGAAGTGATTCGCCTGCTTGCGCGGACGCTGGAGGTTGCGGGCGTGCGCGCTTCGCGCATCGACCTCGGGCACGTGGGGCTTTTCCGGGCACTGGCCCGCGTCGGAAGTGTTACCCCTGAGCTGGAGCGCGAGCTGTTTGAGGCCTTGCAAGCCAAGGACGTGCCGACACTGAAGAGCCTTGTCCGCACGCTTGCGCCCGTGGCCCGCGACGCCTTCCTGGCGCTGCCGACGCTTTATGGCGACGCGAGCGTGCTTGAGCGCGCTCGCGCAGTACTGCCCGCGAGCCCGGCAGTCGCCGAGGCGCTGGATGAACTCGCGTCGATCGCCGCGGCGCTGCCCGATCTGCCGCTGTCCTTCGACCTGGCCGACCTGCGCGGCTACGATTACCACAGTGGTCTGGTGTTTGCCGCCTTCATCGGTGAGTCCCCGGCTGCGGTGGCGCTGGGCGGCCGCTACAACGAAGTGGGACGAGCCTTCGGCCGGGCGAGACCGGCGACCGGCTTCAGCGTGAATGACCTGCGTGACCTGGTGGGTCTCATGGACGAAGCTCCCACGAAGGGCGCCGTGCTGGCTCCAGCCCTGGGGGGGGAGGGCCTGTCCGTCGCCGTGGTCGCACTGCGTGCGCAGGGTGAGGTCGTGGTCAGCGAACTGCCCGGACACGAAGGGCAGTGGCGCGAGGCGGGATGCGACCGCCAACTGGTTCTGCGCGGCGACCGCTGGGTGGTCGAAGCGCTTCAAGGAGATTGA
- a CDS encoding DUF2065 domain-containing protein: MLDKLLVAFALLLVLEGLLPFVAPSVWRRLFLQIARLAEGQIRFIGLTSILIGLVLLILFR; encoded by the coding sequence ATGCTCGACAAGCTGCTGGTGGCCTTCGCGCTGTTGTTGGTGCTCGAAGGCCTCTTGCCCTTTGTGGCGCCGTCGGTCTGGCGCCGCCTGTTTTTGCAGATTGCCCGCCTTGCCGAAGGCCAGATCCGCTTCATCGGTCTGACCTCGATCCTGATCGGGCTCGTCCTGCTTATTCTTTTCCGCTGA